A window from Pseudomonas frederiksbergensis encodes these proteins:
- a CDS encoding chemotaxis protein CheW, producing MSEPSAKRTAVKPALQSLFLVFRIGSERYALQAIEVAEVLPRLPLKPIPRAPEWVAGVFAYRGAVVPVIDLSALTFGQPAQARTSTRLVLVNYCPDEFAEAQLLGLILEQATDTLRCNPADFQPYGLDNRQAPYLGPVREDDQGLLQWVRVADLLDDQVRALLFPAQPLDLALLEERP from the coding sequence ATGAGCGAGCCCTCGGCCAAACGCACCGCCGTGAAGCCGGCGCTGCAATCATTGTTTCTGGTGTTCCGCATCGGCAGCGAGCGTTATGCCCTGCAGGCGATCGAGGTGGCGGAAGTGCTGCCGCGTCTGCCGTTGAAACCGATTCCCCGCGCGCCGGAATGGGTGGCCGGGGTGTTCGCCTACCGCGGCGCGGTGGTGCCGGTGATCGACCTCAGTGCGCTGACGTTCGGCCAACCGGCCCAGGCCCGCACCAGCACCCGCCTGGTGCTGGTCAACTACTGCCCGGATGAGTTCGCTGAGGCGCAATTGCTCGGGCTGATTCTGGAGCAGGCCACCGATACCTTGCGCTGCAACCCGGCGGATTTTCAGCCCTATGGCCTGGACAATCGTCAGGCGCCGTACCTCGGGCCAGTGCGTGAAGATGACCAGGGTTTGCTGCAATGGGTGCGGGTCGCCGACTTGCTTGACGATCAGGTTCGCGCGCTGCTGTTTCCAGCGCAGCCGTTGGACCTGGCGCTGCTTGAGGAGCGGCCATGA